From one Plasmodium yoelii strain 17X genome assembly, chromosome: 12 genomic stretch:
- a CDS encoding peptidyl-prolyl cis-trans isomerase, putative, with amino-acid sequence MSRAKVFFDISIDNKNAGRIVFELFNDITPRTCENFKSLCVGDKVGSRGKNLHYKNSIFHRIIPQFMCQGGDITNGNGSGGESIYGRSFTDENFKMKHDTPGLLSMANAGPNTNSSQFFITLVPCPWLDGKHVVFGKVIEGMNVVRDMEREGSNSGYVKRPVVITNCGEL; translated from the coding sequence ATGAGTAGAGCAAAagttttttttgatatttctATTGATAACAAAAATGCTGGAAGAATAGTATTTGAACTATTTAATGATATCACTCCAAGAACATGtgaaaattttaaatcattatgtgtAGGAGATAAAGTAGGTTCACGAGGAAAAAATTTACATTATAAAAACTCAATCTTCCACAGAATTATTCCACAATTTATGTGTCAAGGTGGTGACATAACAAATGGAAATGGCTCAGGAGGTGAATCAATATATGGAAGATCATTTACagatgaaaattttaaaatgaaGCATGACACCCCAGGTTTATTATCTATGGCTAATGCTGGACCAAACACAAACTCttcacaattttttattacattagTTCCATGCCCATGGTTAGATGGAAAACATGTTGTTTTTGGAAAAGTCATTGAAGGTATGAATGTTGTAAGGGATATGGAAAGAGAAGGATCTAACAGTGGATACGTCAAAAGGCCCGTTGTTATAACCAACTGTGGTGAATTATAA
- a CDS encoding cyclic amine resistance locus protein, putative, translated as MNRISLYDFVLDEIKGGRYYEPYQSDNENSEQNGNGEKEGMGNNLKHMSYSNINQNTEENKHDFYKFLDDLFKTHTIPDNALEHMIYVPIFFEKIMSLSFLLCLDNILYDITFMPIQVIRSICILLYILLKNISNNFLNRFIDIKNFKFYKYATTCNFKYLKRYKARVIKNSNKFINTEMIRTGKKIKTNDTNDLDNKNSIYDYSYNFKNYTFDKFYGHHDIDGFTYNQNVSNSEDVIVSGENDSINNSMENNLVLMKIKEAKTGGDEFNTTCSHSDIENNNTSSLDILDNKNIGSSDEYHSNYSSSFYAPKLYYVDSEYSEKIYYKKSIRDALVKKKSLVNFNYAYSRSIGDGNSFEINRKGFGRKRKKKENFKLYRISSFDKNVKKNRIFILIYFLFKPFNFVTKKLFNFFKYIVKYFYSFFLIIYMNIIHFFHIKKLYTFNDVKKEDKTKIITRSLEIKYLSSKQQTGDNVKNEKNDDHDDCVQVYKENLNPAQEMNNVSAQIKACDRDLQQSEFEKDGNDENDEKDEKDENDENDEKDENDENDEKDENDEKDENDEKKGNEKNGEINYSENTVHESNVEKNQQIETENTTNESGKAVNFTDIRNVVNKYISNKKLNEKHNLKKRKEENDVNCKDKNIIYEKNQENKKINNEAKNEGFTMNGQNDNNYFYYTCNEQYSEKKKKKNVKNVKYMKKKLLKDHINFLNLSFPEYSGLIRASLILICIYIFSFLDTSRIYHYIRAQPFMKLYVVLNMLEILERLLRSLGKDLIDNMIRTFIRIINLRSYIYIIRNHYNNMTNDDENFSNESLEGRRKKTYIINNSNILHEEGNGKKKNEKIKFSEIFTKEYRKNSDIYINYKGINLKKNNKNNVNTNPYFNKEKNMFSFLKNNNEMAANFKLPIFYPFLSILIKFILQYICVLIYILTHAFAHLIRFLSLNIAINSSESTMFLILVMSNFTEIKSTVFKKFTKISLFTIVASDSVERFYLFIDAFLVLLKMSTAYRTQNSFLSITSWLIIILLLEVGVDWCKHSYLLKYNKLKSESLIRYFQTLLADVLISRTTNNNIYYMNTLSFEVPCKNIFSFSHIPTRRLGYMSMPVVTLIVCSLPRLNYLSNISLLSFALSIWICLFLFKIILSIMIVSYTISEKHQLKNLKKPYDDISAL; from the exons aTGAATAGAATATCGTTATATGATTTTGTGTTGGACGAAATAAAAGGAGGAAGGTATTATGAGCCATACCAGagtgataatgaaaattctGAACAAAATGGTAATGGTGAAAAAGAAGGTATgggaaataatttaaaacatatGAGCTATAGTAACATTAATCAAAATACGGAAGAAAATAAACATgatttttacaaatttttgGATGACCTTTTTAAAACACATACAATACCAGATAACGCTTTAGAGCATATGATATATGttccaattttttttgaaaaaattatgagTTTATCATTTTTGTTATGTTTAGATAATATTCTTTATGACATAACATTTATGCCTATACAAGTAATTCGATcaatttgtattttattatacattttattaaaaaatattagtaacaattttttaaatcgcTTCATTGATATCAAAAAtttcaaattttataaatatgcaaccacttgtaattttaaatatttaaaaagatACAAAGCTCGAGTAAtcaaaaattcaaataaatttataaatactGAAATGATAAGAACgggtaaaaaaataaaaaccaaTGACACCAATGATctagataataaaaattcaatttatgattattcttacaattttaaaaattatacatttgATAAGTTTTATGGTCATCATGATATAGATGGTTTTACATATAATCAAAATGTGTCAAATTCAGAAGATGTGATAGTTTCTGGAGAAAACGATtctattaataattctatggaaaataatttagtattaatgaaaataaaagaagCCAAAACTGGTGGTGATGAATTTAATACTACTTGTTCTCATAGTGATATCGAAAATAATAACACTAGTAGTTTAGATATTctagataataaaaatattggaaGTAGTGATGAATATCATAGTAATTATAGTAGCAGCTTTTATGCACCAAAACTATATTACGTTGATAGTGAATAttcagaaaaaatatattataaaaaaagtattCGCGATGCtttagttaaaaaaaaatccttagtaaattttaattatgcATATAGTAGAAGTATAGGGGATGGAAACTCTTTTGAGATTAATAGAAAAGGTTTTGGaaggaaaaggaaaaaaaaagaaaattttaaattatatcgTATAAGttcttttgataaaaatgttaaaaaaaatagaatatttatacttatttattttctatttaaACCTTTCAATTTtgtaacaaaaaaattattcaatttttttaaatatatagttaaatatttttattcattttttctcattatatatatgaatataatacacttttttcatattaaaaaGTTGTACACCTTTAATGATGTTAAGAAAGAggataaaacaaaaataatcaCCAGATCACttgaaattaaatatttgtcTAGCAAACAGCAAACTGGTGATAACgtcaaaaatgaaaaaaacgaCGACCATGATGATTGTGTCCAagtatataaagaaaatctAAACCCTGCTCAGGAAATGAATAATGTGTCAGCACAAATAAAGGCATGCGACAGAGACCTTCAACAGTCGGAATTTGAAAAGGATggaaatgatgaaaatgatgaaaaggATGAAAaggatgaaaatgatgaaaatgatgaaaaggatgaaaatgatgaaaatgatgaaaaggatgaaaatgatgaaaaggatgaaaatgatgaaaagaaaggaaatgaaaaaaatggagaGATCAACTATTCAGAGAACACAGTACATGAATCAAACGTAGAAAAGAACCAACAAATAGAGACTGAGAATACTACAAACGAAAGTGGAAAGGCAGTAAATTTTACGGATATAAGGAATGtagttaataaatatataagtaataaaaaattgaatgAAAAACATAAtcttaaaaaaagaaaagaagaaaatgatgtAAATTGTaaggataaaaatattatatacgaaaaaaatcaagaaaataaaaaaataaataatgaagcAAAAAATGAAGGTTTTACAATGAATGGACAGAATGATaataactatttttattatacatgTAATGAGCAAtattcagaaaaaaaaaaaaaaaaaaatgttaaaaatgtgaaatatatgaaaaagaaaCTTTTAAAGgatcatataaattttttaaatttatcttTCCCAGAATATAGTGGATTAATAAGAGCatcattaattttaatttgtatatatattttctcatTTCTTGATACATCGAGaatatatcattatattcGAGCACAACCATTTATGAAACTATATGTTGTTTTAAACATGCTTGAAATTTTAGAAAGATTATTGAGATCATTAGGCAAAGATTTAATTGATAATATGATTAGAACATTTATAAGAATTATAAACTTAcgatcatatatatatataattcgcAACcactataataatatgacaaacgatgatgaaaattttagCAATGAATCTTTAGAAGGGCGAcgaaaaaaaacatacataataaataatagtaatatattACACGAAGAGGGAAATGGAAAgaagaaaaatgaaaaaataaaattctcAGAAATTTTCACTAAAGAATATCGAAAAAATtcggatatatatataaattataaagggattaatttaaaaaaaaataataaaaataatgttaataCAAATCCCTATTTCaataaggaaaaaaatatgttttcttttttaaaaaataataatgaaatggCAGCAAATTTCAAATTACCAATATTCTATCCTtttttaagtatattaatcaaatttattttgCAGTATATTTGTGTTCTCATCTATATTTTGACTCACGCTTTTGCCCATCTCATTCGGTTCCTTTCTCTCAACATTGCAATTAATTCTTCAGAG tCTACTATGTTTCTTATTTTAGTTATGAGCAATTTCACAGAAATAAAATCAACAgtctttaaaaaatttaccAAGATATCCTTATTCACAATTGTAGCTTCAGATTCTGTTGAAcgattttatttatttatagatGCTTTtcttgttttattaaaaatgtcaACAGCTTATAGAACACAAAATTCGTTCCTTAGTATTACTAGTTGGttgataattattttattgctTGAGGTTGGTGTTGATTGGTGCAAGCATTCATACCTTTTGAAATACAACAAATTAAAATCCGAGTCTTTAATCAGATATTTTCAA aCTTTGTTAGCAGATGTATTAATTTCTAGAACAACGaataataacatttattaCATGAACACGCTATCATTTGAAGTCCCTtgcaaaaatattttttcattttcacatATACCAACAAG aCGACTTGGATATATGTCAATGCCAGTTGTGACCCTGATTGTATGTTCACTTCCAAG ACTAAATTATTTATCAAACATTTCACTGTTATCATTCGCCTTGTCTATATGGATTTGTTTATTCCTTTTCAag ATAATATTATCAATTATGATCGTATCCTATACAATATCTGAAAAACATCAACTCAAAAATTTGAAGAAACCATATGATGACATAAGCGCTTTATGA